AAGGCTGCGTTGGCGGCCATCGGACCGCAGGTCGAAACCGGACCGCTGTTCAACTCTCTCGTGGCCGACACGGCCGCCTTGCGTGCGCTGAACTGGGCCCCGCCTATTGCAACGCAACAGGGACTGGCCGCGCTCGCCCGGCAAATGCCCGGTTGATCAAGCCTTCCGGCATTGCTGCAGCGCATCCATGCTGCACCGCGCAACACTCGGAATTTTAAGTACTTTTCGGGCCACAGGTCTTATCAATGTCGCATTCTGCGCCTATAGTGATTTCAGGCTGACGTGGGGGTCGCCGTTATGGAATCGCTGTCCGCGATGATGAAAACGTCTCCGACGCTTGAACGAGCGGAGCGCATCTCGAGGATGGTGCAGTTGGAGGCGGGTATGGCACTCCCCAAGATTGTCGTTCGCGGCAAGAAGGTCATTCTTTTGAGCGGCTACTGCAAGGACGACTTCAAGGGTGTTCGCGAAGCGCAACGGCTCGGCGGCTATCGGCTCAAGGTCGACGCCGAGGATCAGCTGTTGGCGGCCGCGCGGAAGAATCCTGACGCCGTGGCATTCGGCTACGTCGCCGGTCAGTGGGTGGCTTCGGCCTAGTTATTCGCATTCAAATCATGAACGGGCGCGCGGCGCGCTTCCGTTGCGCCTGCGCGATGTCCTGTCGACGCAAGTCGGGCCGATCGCACCTCATGTCGGGCGAACCAACGATTATGACTTCCGACTGAGCAAAGATGCCCTTGCCTGCCAAATTTCCTCGCCCTAAACATCGCGCCGAAAACTAAAGGCTTCAGCGCGCCCCAAACGTCGCGCGGCAGCTCTCGCCCCCAATTCACAATCTCGGCCGCCTTTGCACTCTTCGACGACAGATTGGCCCCAAGCCGATATCCACCTCCCCCCCGAATGGGCGCCGCAGAAGGCGATCTGGACGGCGTGGCCGGCCGCAGCCGAAGAATGGAACGGCGACCTCGACACCCCGCGCCGGGACGTCGCGGCGCTGGTGCATGCGCTCGCGCCGGACAACCGGGTGCACCTGCTCGTCGACGGCCTGGAAGCGCGACAATCGGCTGAGCGTGCGGTTGGAGACGTCGCGGACATCGTTCCAGCCGCATATGGCGACATCTGGCTGCGCGACACCGGCCCACTCTTCGCGACAATGCGCGGCGAGCCCCGCGCGCTGCGTTTCCACACCAATGGCTGGGGCGGGAAATTCTCGCTCCCCGGCGACGAGAGCGTCGGCGACGACATCGCGAGGCTAGCGGGCGTTGCCACGCAGGCCTTCGATTTCGTGCTGGAGGGCGGCGCCATCGACCATGACGGGGCGGGTACCATCCTCACAACCAGACAAACCTTACTGAACCCCAACCGGAACGGCTGGTCTCAGGCCGATGCCGAAGCGGTTCTGCAGGCGGCACTCGGCGCTCGCAAGATTCTCTGGATCGACGAGGGGCTCACCGGCGACCACACCGACGGTCACGTCGACAATATTGCGCGTTTTGCCGGGCCGGGCCGCATCGTCATCCAGGAACCGGCGGGGCCGGACGACCCGAACGCCGCGGTGTTCGCGGCGATCGCGCGCAACCTCGACGGCGCGACCGATGCTGACGGGCGCATCATCGAAGTCGTGTCCATTCCCAGTCCCGGCCGCGTTCCCAACGCACTCGGCGAAATCTCGCCCGCCTCGCACCTTAACTTTGCCATCGCGAACGGCATTGTGGTCGTGCCGGTCTTCGGCACAAATACGCAAGCGGAGGCACTCGGGCGCTTGCAAGCCGTGTTCCCGGACCGCAAGGTTGTTGGGCTTCCCGCCGCGGGTCTCCTCGGAGCGGGGGACGCTGGCGGCGGCGCCTTCCATTGCATCACCCGCGAGGAACCGGACTTCACGCGCGGGCGTCTGACAACTCAGTAAGAGCCCGATGAGGTCGGACAGTCGGAACGGGTCAGCAGGATCGGCCAGTAGGAACAGGTCATGACGCGCCAAGTAACAGTTGCTGCGGTCCAAACCGCCTTGGGTCATGACATGACCGCCAACATCGCACGGATCGAAGCCCTGATCCGCGAGGCGGCTGCCCAAGGGGCGCAGGCTGTAGTGCCGCCTGAACTGTTCCAGAGCATCTACTTCCCCACGCGCCAGGATCCGAAATGGTTTGAGACCGCCTATGCCGTGGAAGATCACCCGTGCGTGCGGGCGCTTCAATCGCTCGCAAGCGAACTCAAGGTCGTGATTCCCATCTCCTTCTTCGAGAAGGACGGCCCCCATTTCTACAACAGCGTCGCCATCGCCGATGCGGACGGGACGATCCTTGGCGTATATCGCAAAAGCCATATCCCCGACGGTCCGGGCTATCAGGAGAAGTATTACTTCCGGCCGGGCAACACGGGGTTCAAGGCCTGGCGCACAAAGCACGGCACGATCGGCGTCGGCATTTGCTGGGATCAATGGTACCCGGAGGCGGCGCGGGCGATGGTGCTCCAGGGCGCGGAACTCTTGCTCTACCCCACCGCCATCGGCTCGGAGCCCTATGACGCGGGGCTGGACACGAGCGCGCGCTGGCGCCGGGTCATGCAGGGGCACGCCGTCGCCAACGCCATCCCCGTCATCGCCGCGAACCGCGTGGGCGAGGAAGACAATGACGGGGTATGCCAGCGCTATTACGGGCACTCCTTCGCCGCCGATCACACAGGCGAAATCGTCGCCGATATGGAAGAGGACGCCGAAGGCGTGAACTTGGCGGCGTTCGATCTCGACGATATTGCAGCCTATCGCGCCGACTGGGGATTCTTCCGGGACCGCCGCACGGATCTGTATGGGACTGCGCTGACATGACACTGTTTCGCTTCAACACCGTCGATGTATTCGCCGAGCGCCAGTTTGGCGGCAACCCGCTTGCCGTCGTCCATGGCGCCGACACGCTGACCACGGAGCAAATGCAGGCAGTGGCGGCCGAGTTCAATCTGTCCGAGACCACATTCGTGCTCAGGCCGCAGGATCCCGCCCATACGGCGCGCGTCCGCATCTTCACGCCGCGCGCGGAGCTGCCGTTTGCAGGCCACCCGAATGTGGGCACGGCCTATGTCCTGGCCTCCGAGGCGGAGCGCCGGGGACGGCCTTATGCGAACGATACGCTCACATTCGAGGAGCTCGGGGGCCTCGTCACCGTCAATGTGCTGCGGAACGGCGCCGGCATCGTCGGGGCCCACGTCGCGGCCCCGCAGCCGCTCAAGATAGGATCGGGCGTGGCGCCAGGCGCCGTCTCGGCACTGTGCGGGCTGCCCACCCATGCCATCGAGCAGAGCCGGCACCTTCCCCTGATTGCGAGCGCGGGCAATCCATTCGTGTTTACGCAGCTCCGGGACCGCGCAGCCTTACGGTCTGCCAAGCCCAACGAGGCCGCCTTCGAGGCCCATCTCCCGCGCGACATGGCTGCCGGCCTGTTTCTGTACATCCGCGAGCCGGCCAACGACCCGCCCATTCAGGCCCGCGCATTCGCACCGCTCCACGGCATTCCCGAGGATCCGGCGACGGGCTCGGCCAATGTGGCCTTGATCGGTCTTTTGGCGCATCTTAACAGCAAGCCGGATCTCGTCCTGAAAGCGCGGATAGGCCAGGGCGTCGATATGGGGCGTCCGAGCTTGCTGGAGGCGATGGCCGCAAAACGAGGCGGCGTTGTCACGGCGACAAAGGTCGGCGGCCAATGTATACCGGTGATGAGCGGCACACTGACGATCCGATGATCGCATGATGCCCGCCTCGCGCAGCGTCGAAGGAGATAAAAGTGACTGAGACTCACCTTCCCAATCTTCTCGGCGATCCCAATGCGACGCTAATTTCCGCGGGCGATACCGAGGCCGAATTCCTCCCCGGATTCGGAATGATCGGCATTTCGCTGAAGAAAGGTGACACGGAAGCCTTGCGCCGGGTCGACAATCTCATTGTCGCCGCGGCCGCCAACCGCACCGTGGGCATCCCGCTCTTGTTTCCGTTCGCGAACCGTCTCGCCGACTTCCAATACGAGGTCGCGGGGCGCGGCGTGACGCTGCCGCCGCGTTCGCTTGTGTTGCGCTATGACGAGAACGGACTTCCCATGCACGGGCTGATGTGGCCGCACCTGACGTGGGACATCGCCGATGTCTCGGATTCGGCTTTGTCGGCACGGCTCGACTGGTCCCATCCGCAAGGCCTCGCCATGTTTCCCTATCCTTGCCGGTTGACACTGACTGCCGCCGTCGAACCGGGCAGCTTGACGATCAAGACCGCGTTGACGGCGACAGGCGATATCGACGTTCCGGTGAGTTTCGGCTTTCATCCCTATTTTGGCTTCGAGGAAGATCGTGCGGATTGGCGCGTGCATCTCCCACCAATGCGCCACCTCACGCTGGACGCCCGCCAAATCCCGACCGGCGCGTCGGAACCCTATCCAGGGCTGGATGCGTTGCTGGGCACGCGGAGCTTCGACGACGGTTTCGCGCTGATCGAGCCAGAAGCGACGCTCTCGATCGCTTATGGCGACCACCAGATATCCGTGGACCTGCTCGACGGCTACACGCACACGCAGGTCTACGCACCGCACGACGAGAACTACCTCGCCTTCGAGCCTATGACGGCGCCGGCGAATGCGCTCATCAGCGGAGACGGTCTGCGCCTTGTCTCTCCCGGCGATACTTTCAGCGCGACATTCCGCATCCGCGTCGACTAGAGGGTCTCAATGGCCTCTATCGTGTATGTCGCCGGCTAGATGCCTACGCGCCCGCGCCCGACTTCAGATAGGTCTCGTCGACCCGCTCGCGCGTGCTCGACAGACCAATCCAGATATCGACCTGATCCTGTTCGAAGCCCGTTTCGCGGCGCGCGCCAACCTGCAGCAAGGGCCGGCGGATAAGCCGTGGATCCTCGATCATCAAGGCGAGCGCTTTGCTAGCGGCGATCGAGTGGGGGTCGATCTCCCCCGATTTGATTCGCGCCGCCGACGGGTTGAACCAAGCGCTGACCGGGCGCGTCCCGAAAAAAGCCCGCAACATTTCGGGCGTCCAAGCCTCGCTCAGGAGGTTGCGCACGTCCACTTCGTGGCCGGAGGCCATCAGCAGCGCCTTCTGCCGCGCATTTCCGCCGCAACCGGGCTTCTCATAGAAGATTATTCTCGCCATTCGTCCTGACGTCCTTCTCGCTAAAAGAGTTTCCGCCCTGGGGCGCAAGGTTTGCGCCAGCGGAAAATCTCACCAACATTTCAGAGGCTTGTGGGACCGCCACAGCATGCCTGCGACATGGATTGTCGGGGATACGACACACGTCGTGGCCAATTTTTCTGGAATAACGGCCCCCGCCTGCCCTAAGTCCTAGGGCTCACGAGTACAAATTGGAGCATAGCATGAATCGGCAGGAGCCGCTGGTCTTTATCATCGCGGGCGAACCCTCCGGCGACAATCTCGCCGGGCGGCTGATCGCCGCTCTGAGGGAGATGACCGGCGGCCGCGTCCAGATTGCCGGAATCGGCGGACCGCAAAGTGAGGCGCAAGGGCTGAAAAGCCTGTTTCCGATGCGCGAACTGGCCCTGATCGGCATCGCCGAAGTCGTCCCCCATCTCCCGCGCCTCTTGCGTCGGATGAACGAGACCGCCGCGACGATCCGCGAGATGAAGCCCGACATCGTGGTCACCGTCGACGCGCCGAGCTTTACCTTGCGTGTCGCAAATAAGCTGCGCGGGTCGGGCATCCCGATCGTGCACTACGTGGCGCCTCAGGCTTGGGCCTGGCGCGCCGGCCGCGCCAAGACGCTCGGTAAGCGCGTGAACCATCTCATGGCGTTGCTGCCCTTCGAGGTGCCGTTCTTCGCCGAACATGGCCTGCCGACCAGCTATGTCGGACATCCCGCGATCGAATCCGCAATGGCTGGAGACGGCAAGGCCTTCCGCAAGGCGCATGGCATCGACGAGGCGGCAACCCTCCTATGCGTGGTGCCGGGGAGCCGGAACAGCGAAGTCGGACGCATGCTGCCGGTCTTCGCCGAAGCGGTGGCGCTCCTGGCGGACCGCTATCCGGATCTTCACATCGTGATCCCAGTCGCGCCGAACGTGGCCGAACAAGTCCAAGAGCGGACGAAGGGCTGGCCTTTGCCCGTGCTGCACGTCACGGACCCGGCGGAACGGTTTCATGCCTTTGCCGCGAGCGATGTCGCCATGGCGAAGTCCGGCACGGTGACGTTGGAGCTTGGCCTGGCGCGCGTGCCCATGGCCGTGGCTTACCGCGTGAGCGCCCTCACCGCCTTCATCGTCCGCCGCATGCCGATCGCCGTGAAATTCGCCTCGCTCGTGAACCTGCTGGCCGACCGTGAAGTGGTACCCGAACTCATACAGGAAGAGTGCACGGCCGAAGCCGTGGCGGAAAAGGTCGGGCACCTTCTCGGGTCACCGGAAGCCCGCGCGGCGCAGCAGGCAGGCTTCGCTGAAGTCCTGCACGTTCTCGGCGACGCCGATCCGCCGCCGAGCCGGCGCGCGGCCAAGGTCGTGCTCGATCTCATCGAGAAGCGGGAAACCTGAACGGTTGAGCCTCTAGGTCTTCGCCGTGACTGTGACAGGCGAGCCCGGCGTGAGCCAGGCCTGCACCTTCTTGAGTTGCGCATCGATGCTCTGGTTGATCATGACGGCGACGCGCAACGCCTCCGACCCCGCGTAGCCGTCCACAAACGGCTTCTTGCCGGTTTTGACGCAGTCCAGGAACGAGGCGATCTCGTTGCCGAGGCTGTCCTCCTGCGGAATGTCGACCGTGTCGGTGGCGATGGCCGCTAGCCCTTCGGTCATCGGATCGCCGCGCAGGCTGTAGCCGAAGATCTTCCGCTCACCCAGATCGCAGTTGAGGTACTGGCTGTGCGAGAAGACGCGCAAGCGGCGCTCGGTCTTGTAGCTGATCCGGCTCGTGGTGACATTCGCCACGCAACCGGATTCGAAATTGATGCGCGCATTGGCGATGTCGACCTTGCGGCCCATCACGCCGGTGCCGACCGCATCGACGCTTGAGACGGGCGAGCCGACGAGACCGATGATCATGTCGATGTCGTGGATCATCAGGTCGAGGATCACGTCCACATCCACACCGCGCGCCTTCCAGGGCGCGATTCGGTAGCTCTCCAGATAAAGCGGGCGATCGATCTTCTCCGAGATCACCCGGTAGGCGGCGGAGTAGCGTTCGATATGGCCGACCTGCAGCACGGTACCGCGCTCCTCGGCCAGCTTCGTCAGGACCTGCGCCTGCTCGACCGTCTCGGTGATCGGCTTCTCGACATTGACGTGAAGCCCTGCATCGATCAGGTCCCGCGCCACATCGAAATGGAACGGAGTCGGCACGGCCACGCTCACCGCATCGACCTTGTCGTAGATCTCGCGATGATCCGTCACCGCCTCCGCGCCGAATTCCTCGGCCATCGCCTTGGCCCGCTCGGGATTGGCATCGACGACGGCAACCAGCTTCGCATCGGGGTTCTTCGTGTAATGATTTGCGTGGAACCGTCCAAAATACCCGGTGCCCACGACCGCCGTCCGAATCTGATCCGCCATTCCCGTAATCCTCTCAACGCTGCGCCGCCCGCGCGGGCGGTGTATTGCCCTGCCGGGCCCTGAATGGCCTTGCTCGCCTCTCTTCGCGAGAGTGTTGCTTGTGCAGGGCTTCCTTGCCCGGCTTTTTGTCGCAAAATTGACCCCATCGCCAGCCCCAAGACCATCCCAAGGCCGAGAATGGCGGGATGGCTTGCGAAATTGGGGCGTGGAAAGATCGGGCGACTCCGGTTAAGTCCTTGGCGGCGCTTGGCGATAGACGCCGCTCGGCCGCGAGCAACGGCCTGCGCATGGGGGAGAACAGAATGCCGCACCAACCGATTTTCGAGGCGCTTGCGCGCCGCGGCTTGCACGGAGGGCTCTAGGCCATGCTGCTCGGTTCCGAACGCCTACTGTCCTCAGACCGGCTCAACGGGCTCAAGGTCGGCATTCTGGCAAACCCCGCCTCCGTCGATCACGACTACCGCCATATCGTCGATCAGCTCGCCGCGTCCGAGGCGTTCGAGCTCGCGGCGATTTTCGGTCCTCAGCACGGCTTCAACTCCGACCTGCAGGACAACATGATCGAAACGCCGCACGCGACCGACCCCAAGCGAGGGGTCCCGATCTTTTCGCTGTACAGCGAGACCCGCGAGCCGACCGAGGACATGCTCGATCTCATCGACGTGCTCGTGATCGACCTGCAGGACGTGGGCGCGCGCATCTACACCTTCATCTACACGATGGCGAACTGCCTGCGCGCCGCCGCCAAGACGGGAACGCCCGTGATCGTGTGCGATCGCCCCAATCCGATCGGAGGCGTTGCGGTGGCCGGCCCCATGCTGGAGCCGGGCTATGAATCGTTTGTCGGCCAGTTTCCCATTCCCATGCGCCACGGCATGACCGTGGCCGAGCTCGCCAACCTGTTCAACGAGCATTTCGAGATCGGCGCGCCGCTCGAGACCGTCACCATGGAAGGCTGGACCCGGACCGACTATTTCGATGACACCGATGTGCCGTGGATCATGCCCTCTCCCAACATGCCGACGCTTACGACGGCGATCGTCTATCCCGGTACGGTGCTGTTCGAGGGCACGATGGTTTCGGAAGGGCGCGGGACCACCCGGCCCTTCGAGCTGATTGGCGCACCCTACCTCGATGCCGAGGCACTGGCGGCACGTATGAACGCCCACAATCTGAGCGGCGTCTATTTCCGTCCCGTCGTGTTCGAACCCACGTTCCAGAAACACGCCAAGACGCCCTGCGGCGGCTGTCAGCTACACGTCACCGAGCGCGAAGCCTTCGAGCCTGTAATCGCGGGCGCCGCGCTGATCCGTGAATGCTACGGGCTGGCGCCGGAACGGTTCGCGTGGCGCGAAGGGCCTTACGAGTACGAACACGACAAGATGCCGATCGATATTCTGGCCGGTTCGCCGGAACTCCGCGAACAGGTCGAAGCGCAAGCCGCGGTCACGGACATCGCGGAGAGCTGGACGGCAGGCGTCGCGGAATTCTCGGCGCTGCGACTTCCCTATCTGCTGTACTGAAGCCGGTTCTAGTGAACGGCGCGCAAGCTCTGCTGTGGTTCCCACATGGACATCATCGGGCAGCCTAGCGTCTGCTCGAATGCTTTGACGAGATCGTCCTCGCCGTGGACGTTCAGATAGGTCCCGCCCGTCTCCTCGGCGAGACACTTGGCGTCAAGATAACTCTGCGCGCCGAGCCATGAGTCGGACTGCAACCGAAAACCGATGACGTTGACGGTCAG
This genomic window from Methyloceanibacter caenitepidi contains:
- a CDS encoding PhzF family phenazine biosynthesis protein; translation: MTLFRFNTVDVFAERQFGGNPLAVVHGADTLTTEQMQAVAAEFNLSETTFVLRPQDPAHTARVRIFTPRAELPFAGHPNVGTAYVLASEAERRGRPYANDTLTFEELGGLVTVNVLRNGAGIVGAHVAAPQPLKIGSGVAPGAVSALCGLPTHAIEQSRHLPLIASAGNPFVFTQLRDRAALRSAKPNEAAFEAHLPRDMAAGLFLYIREPANDPPIQARAFAPLHGIPEDPATGSANVALIGLLAHLNSKPDLVLKARIGQGVDMGRPSLLEAMAAKRGGVVTATKVGGQCIPVMSGTLTIR
- a CDS encoding agmatine deiminase family protein; the protein is MHSSTTDWPQADIHLPPEWAPQKAIWTAWPAAAEEWNGDLDTPRRDVAALVHALAPDNRVHLLVDGLEARQSAERAVGDVADIVPAAYGDIWLRDTGPLFATMRGEPRALRFHTNGWGGKFSLPGDESVGDDIARLAGVATQAFDFVLEGGAIDHDGAGTILTTRQTLLNPNRNGWSQADAEAVLQAALGARKILWIDEGLTGDHTDGHVDNIARFAGPGRIVIQEPAGPDDPNAAVFAAIARNLDGATDADGRIIEVVSIPSPGRVPNALGEISPASHLNFAIANGIVVVPVFGTNTQAEALGRLQAVFPDRKVVGLPAAGLLGAGDAGGGAFHCITREEPDFTRGRLTTQ
- the aguB gene encoding N-carbamoylputrescine amidase, encoding MTRQVTVAAVQTALGHDMTANIARIEALIREAAAQGAQAVVPPELFQSIYFPTRQDPKWFETAYAVEDHPCVRALQSLASELKVVIPISFFEKDGPHFYNSVAIADADGTILGVYRKSHIPDGPGYQEKYYFRPGNTGFKAWRTKHGTIGVGICWDQWYPEAARAMVLQGAELLLYPTAIGSEPYDAGLDTSARWRRVMQGHAVANAIPVIAANRVGEEDNDGVCQRYYGHSFAADHTGEIVADMEEDAEGVNLAAFDLDDIAAYRADWGFFRDRRTDLYGTALT
- a CDS encoding aldose 1-epimerase, which produces MTETHLPNLLGDPNATLISAGDTEAEFLPGFGMIGISLKKGDTEALRRVDNLIVAAAANRTVGIPLLFPFANRLADFQYEVAGRGVTLPPRSLVLRYDENGLPMHGLMWPHLTWDIADVSDSALSARLDWSHPQGLAMFPYPCRLTLTAAVEPGSLTIKTALTATGDIDVPVSFGFHPYFGFEEDRADWRVHLPPMRHLTLDARQIPTGASEPYPGLDALLGTRSFDDGFALIEPEATLSIAYGDHQISVDLLDGYTHTQVYAPHDENYLAFEPMTAPANALISGDGLRLVSPGDTFSATFRIRVD
- the lpxB gene encoding lipid-A-disaccharide synthase, yielding MNRQEPLVFIIAGEPSGDNLAGRLIAALREMTGGRVQIAGIGGPQSEAQGLKSLFPMRELALIGIAEVVPHLPRLLRRMNETAATIREMKPDIVVTVDAPSFTLRVANKLRGSGIPIVHYVAPQAWAWRAGRAKTLGKRVNHLMALLPFEVPFFAEHGLPTSYVGHPAIESAMAGDGKAFRKAHGIDEAATLLCVVPGSRNSEVGRMLPVFAEAVALLADRYPDLHIVIPVAPNVAEQVQERTKGWPLPVLHVTDPAERFHAFAASDVAMAKSGTVTLELGLARVPMAVAYRVSALTAFIVRRMPIAVKFASLVNLLADREVVPELIQEECTAEAVAEKVGHLLGSPEARAAQQAGFAEVLHVLGDADPPPSRRAAKVVLDLIEKRET
- a CDS encoding exo-beta-N-acetylmuramidase NamZ family protein, which encodes MLLGSERLLSSDRLNGLKVGILANPASVDHDYRHIVDQLAASEAFELAAIFGPQHGFNSDLQDNMIETPHATDPKRGVPIFSLYSETREPTEDMLDLIDVLVIDLQDVGARIYTFIYTMANCLRAAAKTGTPVIVCDRPNPIGGVAVAGPMLEPGYESFVGQFPIPMRHGMTVAELANLFNEHFEIGAPLETVTMEGWTRTDYFDDTDVPWIMPSPNMPTLTTAIVYPGTVLFEGTMVSEGRGTTRPFELIGAPYLDAEALAARMNAHNLSGVYFRPVVFEPTFQKHAKTPCGGCQLHVTEREAFEPVIAGAALIRECYGLAPERFAWREGPYEYEHDKMPIDILAGSPELREQVEAQAAVTDIAESWTAGVAEFSALRLPYLLY
- a CDS encoding ArsC/Spx/MgsR family protein; protein product: MARIIFYEKPGCGGNARQKALLMASGHEVDVRNLLSEAWTPEMLRAFFGTRPVSAWFNPSAARIKSGEIDPHSIAASKALALMIEDPRLIRRPLLQVGARRETGFEQDQVDIWIGLSSTRERVDETYLKSGAGA
- a CDS encoding Gfo/Idh/MocA family protein, coding for MADQIRTAVVGTGYFGRFHANHYTKNPDAKLVAVVDANPERAKAMAEEFGAEAVTDHREIYDKVDAVSVAVPTPFHFDVARDLIDAGLHVNVEKPITETVEQAQVLTKLAEERGTVLQVGHIERYSAAYRVISEKIDRPLYLESYRIAPWKARGVDVDVILDLMIHDIDMIIGLVGSPVSSVDAVGTGVMGRKVDIANARINFESGCVANVTTSRISYKTERRLRVFSHSQYLNCDLGERKIFGYSLRGDPMTEGLAAIATDTVDIPQEDSLGNEIASFLDCVKTGKKPFVDGYAGSEALRVAVMINQSIDAQLKKVQAWLTPGSPVTVTAKT